A section of the Malus sylvestris chromosome 17, drMalSylv7.2, whole genome shotgun sequence genome encodes:
- the LOC126611360 gene encoding mitochondrial phosphate carrier protein 3, mitochondrial-like yields the protein MALSDKQSRQALIPSFLYRSSSSIALEKMLYARPNGGFTPNATVEGVSARKGLVIPSPSEPLGKIEMYSPSFYAACTFGGILSCGLTHMAVTPLDLVKCNMQIDPAKYKSITSGFGILLKEQGVKGFFRGWVPTLLGYSAQGACKFGFYEFFKKYYSDLAGPEFAAKYKTLIYLAGSASAEVIADVALCPFEAVKVRVQTQPGFARGLSDGLPKFVRSEGALGLYKGLVPLWGRQIPYTMMKFASFETIVEMIYKYAIPRPKSECSKSLQLGVSFAGGYVAGVFCAIVSHPADNLVSFLNNAKGATVGDAVKKIGVVGLFTRGLPLRIVMIGTLTGAQWGIYDAFKVFVGLPTTGGAPPPVAAASELSKV from the exons ATGGCTCTCTCAGATAAGCAGTCGCGTCAGGCTCTGATCCCGAGCTTCCTCTACAGATCCTCATCCTCCATCGCGCTGGAGAAGATGCTCTACGCCAGGCCTAACGGCGGCTTCACGCCGAATGCCACCGTCGAAGGAGTCTCCGCCAGGAAGGGCCTCGTCATTCCGTCGCCCAGCGAGCCCTTGGGGAAGATCGAGATGTACTCGCCTTCCTTCTACGCTGCCTGTACTTTTGGAGGAATTCTTAGCTGTGGTCTCACTCACATGGCCGTCACTCCCCTTGACCTCGTCAAGTGCAATATGCAG ATTGATCCTGCAAAGTACAAAAGCATCACATCTGGTTTTGGAATTCTGCTCAAGGAGCAGGGAGTTAAGGGCTTTTTCAGGGGATGGGTGCCTACCCTCCTTGGTTACAGTGCTCAGGGTGCCTGCAAGTTTGGATTCTATGAGTTTTTCAAGAAGTACTACTCTGACCTTGCTGGACCAGAGTTTGCTGCCAAGTACAAGACCTTGATCTACCTTGCTGGTTCTGCATCTGCTGAGGTCATTGCCGATGTTGCTCTTTGCCCCTTTGAGGCAGTCAAGGTCCGTGTGCAAACTCAGCCTGGATTTGCTAGAGGTTTGTCAGATGGACTTCCTAAGTTTGTCAGATCTGAAGGTGCTCTTGG GTTGTACAAGGGTCTTGTTCCACTATGGGGACGTCAAATTCCTT ACACCATGATGAAGTTTGCCTCATTTGAAACAATTGTGGAGATGATCTATAAATATGCCATCCCTAGGCCTAAGAGCGAGTGCTCCAAATCTTTGCAGCTTGGTGTGAGTTTTGCTGGTGGATACGTGGCCGGTGTATTCTGTGCTATTGTATCTCATCCTGCTGACAATCTTGTCTCTTTCCTCAACAATGCCAAAGGAGCAACAGTTGGTGAT GCTGTGAAGAAGATTGGAGTGGTTGGTCTCTTTACCCGTGGGCTTCCTCTTCGGATTGTCATGATTGGAACTCTTACTGGAGCTCAGTGGGGTATCTATGATGCATTCAAAGTTTTTGTCGGGCT GCCAACAACTGGTGGTGCTCCCCCTCCAGTTGCTGCTGCTTCTGAGCTTTCTAAGGTGTAA